In the genome of Stigmatella aurantiaca, one region contains:
- a CDS encoding MXAN_5187 C-terminal domain-containing protein, giving the protein MPPEPGKSSSAAKSAPSKLLGDDKAGQKKSNSELALQETSELEEELAALRATYEQYFLGNERFPPSRAHEDFKKRLMKLKGSNVRNTAAKFRLNSLQNKFLTYERLWMRTLQEIEAGTYKRDLLKAKRRAQKSASTGSRKEAHELTEELSDADLEDVSDIIPNEPLPAKVAKPAFVPQPVEPAAGGVSFRGAPAVAPVPSIPSMAPVAPVPSIPAVAPMAGTPFRGTPSIAPVVAPTIPAVAPAAGTPFRGTPSIAPVVPAVPSMPSVAPVVAPAVAPVRAPAAAALGSAARPPAVAPATPARPAAPGAPGGTPARGTPGGVPARGVPAFGAPATGGGGIAAALEGLTDEPLTAAPAARPQAPAARPGVPAAGRPAGPATQAPRPAAAAGGAGLSDDKLRAVYDAYVTAKKRNQEDTSKMSYESVAANLRKQVPDLLKQHNAKNVEFKVVIKDGKATLKAVPK; this is encoded by the coding sequence ATGCCACCGGAGCCTGGAAAATCCTCGTCCGCCGCCAAGTCCGCCCCCTCCAAGCTGCTGGGGGACGACAAGGCTGGACAGAAGAAGTCCAACAGCGAGCTGGCCCTCCAGGAGACCTCGGAGCTCGAGGAGGAACTGGCGGCCCTGCGGGCCACCTACGAGCAGTACTTCCTCGGCAACGAGCGCTTTCCGCCCAGCCGGGCCCATGAGGACTTCAAGAAGCGGCTGATGAAGCTCAAGGGCAGCAACGTGCGGAACACCGCCGCGAAGTTCCGCCTCAACTCGCTCCAGAACAAGTTCCTCACCTACGAGCGGTTGTGGATGCGCACCCTCCAGGAAATCGAGGCGGGCACCTACAAGCGCGACCTGCTCAAGGCCAAGCGCCGCGCGCAGAAGTCCGCCAGCACCGGCAGCCGCAAGGAGGCCCATGAGCTGACGGAGGAGCTGTCCGACGCGGACCTGGAGGATGTGTCGGACATCATCCCCAACGAGCCGCTGCCCGCGAAGGTGGCCAAGCCCGCCTTCGTGCCCCAGCCGGTGGAGCCCGCCGCCGGGGGCGTCTCGTTCCGGGGCGCGCCCGCCGTGGCGCCGGTGCCCTCCATTCCGTCGATGGCGCCCGTGGCGCCGGTGCCCTCCATTCCGGCCGTGGCGCCCATGGCGGGCACGCCCTTCCGGGGCACGCCCAGCATCGCCCCGGTGGTGGCGCCCACGATTCCCGCCGTGGCGCCCGCGGCGGGCACGCCCTTCCGGGGCACGCCCAGCATCGCCCCCGTGGTTCCCGCCGTGCCGTCCATGCCCTCGGTGGCCCCGGTGGTGGCCCCCGCCGTGGCGCCCGTGAGGGCCCCGGCCGCCGCGGCTCTGGGAAGCGCGGCCCGTCCCCCCGCCGTGGCCCCCGCCACGCCGGCGCGGCCCGCGGCCCCCGGGGCGCCGGGAGGAACGCCTGCCCGGGGAACGCCGGGCGGGGTGCCCGCGCGGGGCGTGCCCGCGTTCGGGGCCCCGGCCACGGGCGGAGGGGGCATCGCCGCCGCGCTCGAGGGGCTCACGGATGAGCCGCTGACGGCGGCCCCCGCGGCCCGGCCTCAGGCCCCCGCGGCCCGGCCGGGTGTGCCCGCGGCCGGCAGGCCCGCGGGCCCCGCCACGCAGGCGCCCCGGCCCGCCGCCGCCGCGGGTGGCGCGGGGCTCTCGGACGACAAGCTCCGGGCCGTCTACGACGCCTACGTCACGGCGAAGAAGCGCAACCAGGAGGACACCTCGAAGATGAGCTACGAGTCGGTGGCCGCCAACCTGCGCAAGCAGGTGCCGGACCTGCTCAAGCAGCACAACGCCAAGAACGTGGAGTTCAAGGTCGTCATCAAGGACGGCAAGGCCACGCTCAAGGCCGTGCCGAAGTAG
- a CDS encoding prolipoprotein diacylglyceryl transferase yields MLPILFRLSFESLWSQVLLYAAALALVGYIARNGWRGALGAGKGPGPRPPPTAADRAQRAALFGGIGAALAFYGLQYALPASAFPGGKGDGIPVHTYGVLLALGFACAVSVAARLARDEWRRVAWVEGRGFVDVEGPRRREQVLDLALWVLVGGLVGSRVLFILVNWKDYASNWTSIFSLGGGLVFYGGLMGAAGAAYVFARVHGLDFLRLADVALPTVSLGQALGRLGCFCAGCCWGGTAGADAPLAVRFPGARVAQDLFGHLTGNGSNAFHSQVKDGRYVVEATGEVLHQAAPGAVRISEWAAQHGTTLPVHPTQLFESLGQALLFVALLALRRHRRFHGQIFSLWLMAYAVLRSTVELFRGDTERGTLHGLLAGHAPSLAHWVPLEAWYNVSTSQFISLCMFTFGATLLYQRSRRGSTAAGLGPTPSPA; encoded by the coding sequence ATGCTCCCCATCCTCTTCCGCCTCTCGTTCGAATCGCTCTGGTCCCAGGTGCTGCTGTACGCCGCGGCCCTGGCCCTGGTGGGCTACATCGCCCGCAACGGGTGGCGGGGCGCGCTCGGCGCGGGGAAGGGCCCGGGCCCCCGGCCTCCGCCCACCGCCGCGGACCGGGCGCAGCGCGCGGCGCTCTTTGGCGGCATCGGCGCGGCGCTGGCCTTCTATGGCCTCCAGTACGCGCTGCCCGCGAGCGCCTTTCCGGGCGGCAAGGGGGACGGCATTCCGGTGCACACCTACGGGGTGCTGCTCGCCCTGGGCTTCGCCTGCGCGGTGAGCGTGGCGGCCCGGCTGGCGCGGGACGAGTGGCGCCGGGTGGCGTGGGTGGAGGGGCGGGGCTTCGTGGACGTGGAGGGGCCGCGCCGGCGCGAGCAGGTGTTGGACCTGGCCCTCTGGGTGCTCGTGGGGGGCCTGGTGGGCAGCCGCGTGCTCTTCATCCTCGTCAACTGGAAGGACTACGCCAGCAACTGGACGAGCATCTTCTCCCTGGGCGGGGGGCTCGTCTTCTACGGCGGCCTCATGGGCGCGGCGGGGGCGGCCTACGTCTTCGCGCGCGTGCACGGCCTGGACTTCCTGCGGCTGGCGGACGTGGCCCTGCCCACCGTCTCCCTGGGCCAGGCGCTGGGGCGGCTGGGCTGCTTCTGCGCGGGGTGCTGCTGGGGCGGCACGGCGGGCGCGGACGCCCCGCTGGCGGTGCGCTTTCCGGGCGCGCGCGTGGCGCAGGACCTGTTCGGGCATTTGACGGGCAACGGCAGCAACGCCTTCCACTCCCAGGTGAAGGACGGGCGCTATGTGGTGGAGGCCACCGGCGAGGTGCTGCACCAGGCGGCCCCCGGCGCGGTGCGCATCTCCGAGTGGGCGGCCCAGCACGGCACCACCCTGCCGGTGCACCCCACGCAGCTCTTCGAGTCCCTGGGGCAGGCGCTGCTCTTCGTGGCGCTCCTGGCCCTGCGCCGCCACCGGCGCTTCCACGGGCAGATTTTCTCCCTGTGGCTCATGGCCTACGCGGTGCTGCGCTCCACGGTGGAGCTGTTCCGCGGGGACACCGAGCGCGGCACCCTGCACGGGCTGCTGGCCGGGCATGCGCCTTCCCTCGCACATTGGGTGCCGCTGGAGGCCTGGTACAACGTGTCCACCAGCCAGTTCATCTCCCTGTGCATGTTCACCTTTGGCGCAACTCTCCTCTACCAGCGCAGCAGGCGGGGAAGCACGGCGGCGGGGCTTGGACCCACGCCCAGCCCTGCCTGA
- the lspA gene encoding signal peptidase II yields MPRKYLILLVVTLVLIVLDQWTKYAVVGELTTRFDGAQTTGERLKAMYGEPPPLGMDGRHFRSKRFIDLSESFLRLRYEENPGAAWGMFRNLPASTRGPLFHVVSIGAVLLIGYYFTKLTGTDPAEKWALWGLSLVLGGALGNYIDRVARGFVVDFIQAHWMDKAYWPSFNVADMAICVGVGLLVIDAFVRKERPAEPART; encoded by the coding sequence GTGCCGCGCAAATACCTCATCCTCCTTGTCGTCACGCTGGTCCTCATCGTCCTGGACCAGTGGACGAAATACGCCGTCGTGGGCGAGCTCACCACGCGCTTCGACGGAGCGCAGACCACCGGCGAGCGCCTGAAGGCGATGTACGGCGAGCCCCCGCCGCTGGGCATGGATGGACGGCACTTCCGCTCCAAGCGCTTCATCGACCTGTCCGAGTCCTTCCTGCGCCTGCGCTACGAGGAGAACCCGGGCGCCGCCTGGGGCATGTTCCGCAACCTGCCGGCCAGCACCCGGGGGCCGCTGTTCCACGTGGTGAGCATCGGGGCGGTGCTGCTCATCGGCTACTACTTCACCAAGCTGACCGGCACGGACCCGGCGGAGAAGTGGGCGCTGTGGGGCCTGAGCCTCGTGCTGGGCGGGGCGCTGGGCAACTACATCGACCGCGTGGCCCGCGGCTTCGTGGTGGACTTCATCCAGGCGCACTGGATGGACAAGGCGTACTGGCCCTCCTTCAACGTCGCGGACATGGCCATCTGCGTAGGGGTGGGCCTGCTCGTCATCGACGCCTTCGTGCGCAAGGAGCGCCCGGCGGAGCCCGCGCGCACCTGA
- the lspA gene encoding signal peptidase II produces the protein MKNSLRFLILVAFAVLAADQVTKYLAVARLTDALDGRTGVSRLQGFVSEQNLDNQPPTEGGRYRATRPYRFIEDYWHFRYVENPGAAWGMFGDLPETVRRVFFHVVSLVALTFIFVMYVRSEPSQRLVRLALALVAGGALGNFLDRLLRGYVIDFIDWHWRNQPGMRWPTFNVADAAICVGVALMLLDSLSLRRPAEAPSRPLTQSPNP, from the coding sequence ATGAAGAACTCCCTGCGCTTCCTGATCCTCGTGGCCTTCGCGGTGCTCGCCGCCGATCAGGTCACCAAGTACCTCGCGGTCGCCCGCCTGACGGATGCCCTGGATGGCCGGACCGGGGTGTCCCGGCTGCAGGGGTTCGTCTCGGAGCAGAACCTGGACAACCAGCCGCCCACCGAAGGGGGCCGCTACCGGGCCACCCGGCCCTACCGCTTCATCGAGGACTACTGGCACTTCCGCTACGTGGAGAACCCCGGTGCCGCCTGGGGCATGTTCGGCGACCTGCCGGAGACGGTGCGCCGCGTCTTCTTTCACGTGGTGAGCCTGGTGGCGCTCACCTTCATCTTCGTCATGTATGTGCGCTCGGAGCCCTCGCAGCGCCTGGTGCGCCTGGCGCTGGCGCTGGTGGCCGGCGGCGCCCTGGGCAACTTCCTGGACCGGCTGCTGCGCGGCTACGTCATCGACTTCATCGACTGGCACTGGCGCAACCAGCCGGGCATGCGCTGGCCGACCTTCAACGTGGCGGATGCCGCCATCTGTGTGGGCGTGGCGCTCATGTTGCTGGACTCGCTGAGCCTGCGCCGCCCGGCCGAGGCCCCCTCCCGGCCGCTCACCCAGAGCCCCAATCCGTGA
- a CDS encoding endonuclease/exonuclease/phosphatase family protein, with translation MKKTLLGMLGAGLTLMLVAQGCGGSDPAPPPPPLADGGTWVECDEQDAGVCGVGQRCRFVEAYERSLCVDSCEPATGCADPSLACCPHGEDGGTGGFCLPQDACTPPDAGASDAGTSDGGPGTRPDGGLGPVEEEPDAGPGTDGGKEEDAGLPPDSGTDGGSAPDAGLPPDSGTDGGSAPDAGTPDAGIDAGTPDSGTDAGTPDAGTARIRLMAANVSSGNYQAYEAPGIRLMQGAQPDIVMIQEFNYKSGSISDLVNTTFGPGYYYYQEAGAQIPNGIISRYPIIASGEWKDPEVDNRDFAWARIDIPGPKDLWVVSVHLLTRNATTRNTEAVSIVEKIKANVPAGDYLAIGGDFNTDSRSESCFTTFKQVVDIDGPHPADKNGNSNTNAGRSKPYDHVLVDADLRAYQTATVLGASSFANGLVLDSRVYTPLSEIAPVQSGDSAATNMQHMGVIKDFLVPLGGDPGTPDAGTDGGTPDAGIDAGPAPDAGPPDSGIDAGPAPDAGTPDSGMDGGPAQDAGTPDAGTDGGSAPDAGAPDAGTARIRLMAANVSSGNYQAYEAPGIRLMQGAQPDIVMIQEFNYKSGSISDLVNTTFGPGFYYYQEAGAQIPNGIISRYPIIASGEWKDPEVDNRDFAWARIDIPGPKDLWVVSVHLLTRNATVRNSEAVSIVEKIKANVPAGDYLAVGGDFNTDSRSESCFTTFKQVVVTDGPHPVDKNGKDGTNAGRSKPYDHVLVDADLRAYQTATVLGASSFANGLVLDSRAYTPLSEIAPVQSGDSAATNMQHMGVIKDFLVPLN, from the coding sequence ATGAAGAAGACGTTGCTGGGGATGCTGGGGGCGGGGCTGACGCTCATGCTGGTGGCGCAAGGGTGCGGTGGCTCGGACCCCGCGCCCCCGCCGCCGCCGCTGGCGGATGGCGGTACGTGGGTCGAGTGCGACGAGCAGGACGCGGGCGTCTGTGGCGTGGGCCAGCGCTGCCGGTTCGTCGAGGCCTATGAGCGCTCGTTGTGCGTGGACTCCTGCGAGCCGGCCACCGGCTGCGCGGATCCCTCCCTCGCGTGCTGTCCGCACGGTGAGGACGGAGGCACCGGCGGCTTCTGTCTGCCCCAGGATGCGTGCACCCCGCCGGATGCGGGCGCCTCCGATGCTGGGACTTCCGATGGCGGTCCGGGGACGCGTCCGGACGGTGGCCTGGGCCCCGTGGAAGAGGAGCCGGACGCGGGTCCTGGCACGGATGGTGGCAAGGAGGAGGACGCGGGTCTGCCGCCCGATTCGGGCACGGACGGGGGCTCGGCCCCGGACGCGGGTCTGCCGCCCGATTCGGGCACGGACGGGGGCTCGGCTCCGGACGCGGGCACGCCGGACGCGGGCATCGACGCAGGCACGCCGGACTCGGGCACGGACGCGGGCACGCCCGATGCGGGCACCGCACGCATCCGGCTCATGGCGGCCAACGTCAGCAGCGGCAACTACCAGGCGTACGAGGCCCCCGGCATCCGGCTGATGCAGGGCGCCCAGCCCGACATCGTGATGATCCAGGAGTTCAACTACAAGTCGGGCTCCATCAGCGACCTGGTGAACACCACCTTCGGCCCTGGCTACTACTACTACCAGGAGGCCGGCGCGCAGATCCCCAACGGCATCATCAGCCGTTACCCCATCATCGCCTCGGGCGAGTGGAAGGATCCGGAGGTCGACAACCGCGACTTCGCCTGGGCACGCATCGACATCCCGGGGCCCAAGGACCTCTGGGTGGTGAGCGTGCACCTGCTCACGCGCAACGCGACGACCCGCAACACGGAGGCGGTCTCGATCGTCGAGAAGATCAAGGCCAACGTGCCTGCGGGGGACTACCTGGCCATCGGAGGGGACTTCAACACCGACAGCCGCTCGGAGTCCTGCTTCACCACCTTCAAGCAGGTGGTGGACATCGATGGCCCCCACCCGGCGGACAAGAACGGCAACTCCAATACGAACGCGGGCCGCAGCAAGCCGTATGACCACGTGCTGGTGGATGCGGACCTGCGCGCCTACCAGACGGCGACCGTCCTCGGCGCCAGCAGCTTCGCCAACGGGCTGGTGCTCGACAGCCGCGTCTACACGCCGCTCTCGGAGATCGCCCCGGTGCAGTCCGGGGACAGCGCCGCCACCAACATGCAGCACATGGGCGTCATCAAGGACTTCCTGGTGCCGCTGGGCGGGGACCCGGGCACGCCGGACGCGGGCACGGACGGGGGCACGCCGGACGCGGGCATCGACGCGGGTCCTGCTCCGGACGCGGGCCCGCCGGACTCGGGCATCGACGCGGGTCCTGCTCCGGATGCGGGCACCCCGGACTCGGGCATGGACGGGGGCCCTGCTCAGGACGCGGGCACCCCGGACGCGGGCACGGACGGGGGCTCGGCTCCGGATGCGGGCGCCCCCGATGCGGGCACCGCACGCATCCGGCTCATGGCGGCCAACGTCAGCAGCGGCAACTACCAGGCGTACGAGGCCCCCGGCATCCGGCTGATGCAGGGCGCCCAGCCCGACATCGTGATGATCCAGGAGTTCAACTACAAGTCGGGCTCCATCAGCGACCTGGTGAACACCACCTTCGGCCCCGGCTTCTACTACTACCAGGAGGCCGGCGCGCAGATCCCCAACGGCATCATCAGCCGTTACCCCATCATCGCCTCGGGCGAGTGGAAGGATCCGGAGGTCGACAACCGCGACTTCGCCTGGGCACGCATCGACATCCCGGGGCCCAAGGACCTCTGGGTGGTGAGCGTGCACCTGCTCACGCGCAACGCCACGGTCCGCAATTCGGAGGCGGTCTCGATCGTCGAGAAGATCAAGGCCAATGTCCCCGCGGGGGACTACCTGGCCGTCGGCGGTGACTTCAACACCGACAGCCGCTCGGAGTCCTGCTTCACCACCTTCAAGCAGGTGGTGGTGACCGACGGCCCCCACCCGGTGGACAAGAACGGCAAGGACGGCACCAACGCGGGCCGCAGCAAGCCGTATGACCACGTGCTGGTGGATGCGGACCTGCGCGCCTACCAGACGGCGACCGTCCTCGGCGCCAGCAGCTTCGCCAACGGGCTGGTGCTCGACAGCCGCGCCTACACGCCGCTCTCGGAGATCGCCCCGGTGCAGTCCGGGGACAGTGCCGCCACCAACATGCAGCACATGGGCGTCATCAAGGACTTCCTGGTGCCGCTGAACTAG